Proteins encoded together in one Pontiella desulfatans window:
- a CDS encoding alpha-L-rhamnosidase-related protein: MKIYWLLAAASTFLAITVSGSEPWQASWIGVHEKETVTASQKALRDRLEQNPLPRKAWLRDEFANQWFCYRKEVKLSQKPARAIARIAVDSKYWLWINGELVVFEGQLKRGPTPEDTYFDRVDLAPYLKEGDNTVAVMVWYFGRHGYSHKSSGMPGLVFDAEIDGKPLLSDETWKAMLHPAFGDTEAPHPNYRLPESNLRFDARKDLSGWHLPGFDDSAWAPAETYGKPPCAPWNQLEERPIPFWKDFGLKSYPNEDDFPSVSMGEPIVAKLPYNAQITPYLKIEGPAGEVVDIRMDNYRGGKEPNVRAEYVSRDGVQEYENLGWMNGHEVHYTLPRGFKIHALKYRETGYDTEFTGTFECDDEFLNRYRQKALRTLYITMRDTYYDCPDRERAQWWGDVVNEMGEAFYALDTRAIPLARKGILELVNWQRDTGVIASPIPSGVSFRELPMQMLNAVGYFGFWTYYLYSGDLGTIRTAYPHVKRYMELWEIGNDGLVVQRPGEFTWGDWGENKDMAILYNGWFYLALKGQMLMAEALGETGDLPSISARMKSIEDHFNKTFWNGREYRSAEYTGETDDRGHALAVLSGLAKPEQYDAIRKVFRTHQHSSPYMEKYVGEALYRMRLEDDAIARTKKRFEVMVAHPYATLWEDWVIGGSGGGTINHAWSGGMLTLLSQYGAGIAPTSPGFATYHVLPQMGSLKAIKTTVPSVKGHIELKLQNEDDLFSMELLSPEHTEAFAGIPHRALADITRIQVNGTVVWNRGKVIASVMGFEFIEDAEHYLNFKVHPGRWHIKAHYE, from the coding sequence ATGAAAATATATTGGCTTTTAGCGGCGGCATCGACCTTTCTAGCAATAACCGTTTCGGGCTCGGAACCATGGCAGGCTTCATGGATCGGCGTTCATGAAAAAGAAACGGTGACGGCATCACAGAAAGCCCTGCGCGATCGGCTGGAACAGAATCCGCTTCCCAGAAAGGCCTGGCTCCGTGATGAATTCGCGAATCAATGGTTCTGCTATCGGAAAGAAGTTAAACTGTCGCAAAAACCGGCACGTGCGATTGCGCGTATTGCGGTGGATAGCAAATACTGGCTGTGGATCAATGGGGAGTTGGTGGTGTTCGAAGGGCAGCTCAAGCGCGGCCCGACGCCGGAGGACACCTATTTTGACCGTGTGGATCTGGCGCCGTATTTAAAAGAAGGCGATAATACCGTCGCCGTGATGGTCTGGTATTTCGGGCGGCATGGATACAGCCACAAGAGCAGCGGAATGCCCGGACTAGTATTCGATGCGGAGATCGATGGCAAGCCCCTACTGAGCGATGAAACCTGGAAGGCCATGTTGCATCCGGCATTTGGTGATACGGAAGCACCCCATCCGAACTATCGGCTACCCGAATCCAACCTTCGCTTCGACGCGCGAAAGGATCTATCGGGCTGGCACCTGCCCGGATTCGATGATTCCGCGTGGGCGCCCGCGGAAACGTATGGCAAACCTCCCTGCGCACCCTGGAACCAATTGGAGGAGCGGCCGATTCCGTTCTGGAAGGACTTTGGTTTAAAGTCCTATCCGAATGAGGACGATTTCCCTTCGGTTTCTATGGGGGAGCCCATTGTCGCGAAGCTTCCGTACAACGCCCAAATTACGCCCTATCTAAAAATCGAAGGTCCGGCGGGAGAGGTCGTCGATATTCGAATGGACAACTATCGCGGCGGAAAGGAACCGAACGTGCGGGCGGAATATGTCAGCCGCGACGGGGTGCAGGAATACGAGAACCTAGGCTGGATGAATGGCCATGAGGTGCACTATACCCTTCCTCGAGGATTTAAAATCCACGCGCTGAAATACCGAGAGACGGGATATGACACCGAATTCACGGGCACGTTCGAATGCGATGACGAATTCCTTAACCGGTACCGCCAGAAAGCGTTGCGAACGCTTTATATCACTATGCGCGACACCTATTACGATTGCCCCGACCGTGAACGGGCGCAATGGTGGGGCGATGTGGTGAACGAAATGGGCGAGGCATTTTATGCGCTGGACACCCGGGCCATACCGCTCGCGAGAAAGGGCATCCTTGAGTTGGTGAACTGGCAGCGGGATACGGGCGTAATCGCTTCCCCCATTCCCTCGGGCGTCTCGTTCCGCGAACTGCCGATGCAGATGCTCAATGCTGTGGGCTACTTCGGGTTCTGGACGTACTATCTCTATTCGGGCGATCTCGGAACCATTCGTACCGCATATCCGCATGTAAAGCGGTATATGGAGCTATGGGAAATCGGCAATGATGGCTTGGTCGTTCAGCGTCCCGGCGAATTCACATGGGGGGACTGGGGGGAAAACAAGGACATGGCAATCCTCTACAACGGCTGGTTCTATCTCGCGCTGAAGGGGCAGATGCTGATGGCCGAAGCGCTGGGAGAGACCGGCGATCTGCCCAGCATTTCGGCCCGGATGAAAAGCATCGAAGACCACTTCAATAAAACCTTCTGGAACGGACGTGAATACCGGTCGGCGGAATACACCGGCGAGACCGATGACCGTGGACACGCGCTGGCCGTTCTGTCGGGGCTGGCGAAGCCGGAACAATATGACGCGATTCGGAAGGTTTTTCGGACTCATCAACACAGCAGTCCCTATATGGAAAAATATGTGGGCGAGGCCCTCTACCGTATGCGGTTGGAAGATGATGCCATCGCACGAACCAAAAAGCGGTTCGAAGTCATGGTGGCTCATCCCTATGCGACGCTTTGGGAGGATTGGGTCATTGGCGGCAGCGGAGGCGGAACCATCAATCATGCCTGGAGCGGCGGTATGCTCACCCTGCTCTCACAATATGGCGCCGGCATTGCGCCGACGAGTCCGGGATTCGCGACGTATCACGTGCTGCCGCAGATGGGATCGCTGAAAGCGATCAAAACCACCGTCCCCTCGGTGAAAGGGCATATTGAGCTGAAGCTACAAAATGAAGATGACCTTTTTTCCATGGAGCTGCTTTCACCGGAACATACCGAAGCATTCGCTGGAATTCCCCATCGAGCACTTGCTGACATAACCCGTATTCAGGTGAACGGCACGGTGGTTTGGAATCGAGGAAAAGTAATCGCTTCTGTAATGGGGTTTGAGTTTATCGAGGATGCCGAGCATTACCTCAACTTCAAGGTTCACCCGGGCCGTTGGCATATTAAGGCCCACTATGAATAA
- a CDS encoding sulfatase family protein, whose amino-acid sequence MNKRIILNLWIKGAAVACLALSTLNTFAQQQNSQPNIVVVYTDDWGYSDLGIHGIRDDILTPNIDQLAQSGVLFTDGYVTAPQCAPSRAGFLTCKYQQRFGFDSIPSLPLKAEEKTVANHLKGFGYRTGMIGKWHLDIGALGGEWAKEHYPDALVKRGSRETVDVDAVPANVKKTYEPGQRGFDEYYWGRSNDYIVNFPPHQNTESGVAITVGGDRVDQKTEASLDFIERNANQKKPFFLYTAYYAPHTPSTPSKHYLDQIPAQESQQRRKGLALMLAVDTGVGKIVNKLKELNIYDNTIVLFVSDNGAPLADFIDTPEGKVAYSLVDENHPAYTKGKRLRWDGSHNEPLNGDKGLLTEGGIRVPMVMSWPNKIKSGQTCGKPVNTLDLAKTFLSAAGDVSTLPELDGVNLLPYLNGQDDSDLLQRPMFWRFYTQSAVRKGKWKLLLVSDQMEFLFDLDQDKEEKNNVIEQYPEVAGALRKTLTTWAGKMTPAKLPSGPLQPPEVLKYKLYFSQE is encoded by the coding sequence ATGAACAAACGGATTATTTTAAACCTTTGGATAAAAGGTGCAGCAGTTGCCTGCCTGGCCTTATCAACTCTAAATACCTTTGCTCAGCAGCAAAACAGCCAACCTAACATCGTCGTTGTTTATACGGATGATTGGGGATATAGCGACTTAGGCATTCATGGTATTCGTGATGATATTCTAACCCCGAATATTGATCAACTCGCTCAAAGCGGAGTGTTGTTTACAGATGGCTATGTCACCGCCCCTCAATGCGCACCATCGAGAGCGGGATTTTTAACCTGTAAATATCAACAACGTTTCGGTTTTGATTCCATTCCTTCTTTACCCTTAAAGGCTGAAGAGAAAACGGTGGCTAATCATTTGAAAGGTTTTGGGTACAGAACCGGGATGATTGGGAAATGGCATCTGGATATAGGTGCTCTTGGTGGTGAATGGGCCAAGGAACATTACCCCGATGCTTTGGTTAAGAGAGGCAGCAGGGAGACGGTCGATGTAGATGCTGTTCCAGCAAACGTCAAAAAAACATACGAACCGGGACAACGTGGGTTTGATGAATATTATTGGGGCCGAAGCAATGATTATATCGTCAACTTCCCCCCTCATCAAAACACCGAGTCGGGTGTAGCAATTACTGTAGGGGGTGACCGGGTTGATCAAAAAACAGAGGCCAGCCTCGACTTCATTGAAAGAAATGCCAACCAAAAGAAGCCCTTCTTTTTATACACCGCTTATTATGCGCCTCATACCCCCTCGACGCCTTCAAAGCATTACCTGGATCAAATTCCAGCACAGGAATCGCAACAAAGACGAAAAGGCCTTGCGCTCATGCTGGCGGTTGATACCGGGGTTGGAAAAATCGTCAATAAACTAAAAGAGCTGAATATCTATGATAACACCATCGTACTATTTGTCAGTGACAACGGAGCTCCCCTGGCCGACTTCATCGATACCCCGGAAGGTAAAGTTGCTTATTCACTGGTCGATGAAAACCACCCTGCATACACCAAAGGCAAGCGCCTTCGTTGGGATGGCTCGCACAATGAACCGCTGAATGGAGATAAAGGATTACTTACAGAAGGCGGCATACGGGTTCCAATGGTAATGTCCTGGCCCAACAAGATAAAGTCCGGTCAAACGTGCGGAAAACCGGTCAACACCCTCGATCTGGCTAAAACTTTTTTGAGTGCAGCGGGTGATGTGAGCACCTTGCCGGAACTGGACGGTGTTAATCTGCTGCCGTATCTCAATGGTCAGGATGATTCGGACTTGTTGCAGCGTCCTATGTTCTGGAGGTTTTATACGCAGTCAGCCGTTCGAAAAGGTAAATGGAAATTACTTCTAGTTTCAGATCAGATGGAGTTCCTGTTTGATCTGGATCAGGATAAAGAAGAGAAAAACAATGTCATTGAACAATACCCGGAAGTGGCTGGTGCGCTTAGAAAAACATTAACGACCTGGGCGGGCAAGATGACCCCTGCCAAACTGCCATCCGGCCCGCTGCAGCCTCCGGAAGTGTTGAAATATAAACTTTATTTTTCTCAGGAATAA
- a CDS encoding sulfatase family protein, translating into MKKRSGRNLINAMAVCVAAVTAVSANSAFAQSKKQPNFLIISVDDVSWFEHSIYGTSDVPTPNVDRIANEGIRFNHGYVSAPSCGPSRAAMLSGKHFWQLEQGAFMQSFFPKKFPTYPLILQDNGYETCSVGKNWGPGIAPSRDGHRSSVAGKSYNHISRENAEKTPYLYPRDYLAGIEQFLAERSADKPFCIWAGIFEPHGPWMKSKDAVSLAQSEFGVDVRSLTCDYYDHAKNAANPQGQNPGYYYEMLHYDRTVKRMLDSLEEKGLLDNTMVIFVGDNGTFVRGENLSGFELNIVGDNQTPRSKASGYDAGVHVPFFLMWKDRTPGGRVVDDFVSAIDIGPTVLDAAGVPIPEGMSGRSMMKIINSTKSGQVDPSRDTMMTGMEFHYENTLMPASRNIRNQRFEYVIHFENGGEEFYDLKNDPWETNNLINDPEYRAEIQRLKAKMKKIGLEQGDPRFTGEMDLFDHTHQYCNQGKESLFNKTWQNNFNRSYAEGLKAVGLPPVPRN; encoded by the coding sequence ATGAAAAAACGATCTGGACGAAATTTAATAAACGCTATGGCGGTCTGTGTAGCTGCTGTTACAGCGGTCAGCGCAAACTCGGCTTTTGCCCAAAGTAAAAAACAGCCTAATTTTCTGATTATCAGTGTCGATGATGTCAGCTGGTTTGAGCATAGCATTTATGGAACATCCGATGTCCCGACCCCAAACGTTGATCGAATCGCAAATGAGGGGATCCGCTTTAACCATGGGTACGTGAGTGCCCCCTCCTGCGGCCCCAGCCGCGCGGCCATGCTCTCCGGCAAACATTTTTGGCAGCTTGAACAGGGTGCCTTCATGCAGTCGTTCTTCCCTAAAAAATTTCCGACCTATCCGCTGATCCTGCAGGATAACGGTTATGAAACCTGCTCTGTCGGAAAAAACTGGGGGCCGGGAATTGCACCCAGCCGGGATGGACATCGATCCAGCGTCGCGGGCAAAAGTTATAACCATATCTCACGGGAAAATGCCGAAAAGACCCCGTATCTGTATCCTCGAGATTATTTAGCAGGAATAGAGCAGTTCCTGGCAGAGCGAAGTGCGGACAAACCGTTTTGTATTTGGGCCGGCATCTTTGAGCCGCATGGCCCCTGGATGAAATCAAAGGATGCCGTTTCACTGGCACAATCGGAATTCGGAGTCGATGTGAGATCATTGACCTGCGACTACTATGATCACGCAAAAAATGCCGCTAACCCGCAGGGGCAAAATCCCGGGTATTATTACGAAATGCTGCACTATGACCGCACGGTCAAACGGATGCTTGATTCGTTAGAAGAAAAAGGGCTGTTGGATAATACCATGGTCATTTTTGTTGGTGACAACGGAACCTTCGTTCGCGGCGAAAATTTAAGCGGTTTCGAGCTGAACATCGTAGGAGATAATCAGACCCCCCGATCGAAAGCATCCGGTTATGACGCGGGTGTACACGTCCCCTTCTTCTTAATGTGGAAAGACCGAACTCCAGGGGGCCGGGTTGTTGATGACTTTGTATCCGCCATTGATATCGGGCCGACCGTACTCGATGCGGCGGGCGTTCCTATTCCGGAAGGTATGAGCGGCCGAAGCATGATGAAAATCATCAATTCGACTAAATCAGGACAGGTTGATCCGAGTCGTGACACGATGATGACCGGAATGGAATTTCATTATGAAAACACCCTAATGCCTGCCAGCCGGAACATCAGGAACCAACGGTTTGAATATGTCATTCACTTTGAAAACGGCGGCGAGGAGTTCTATGACCTGAAAAATGATCCGTGGGAAACCAACAATTTAATTAATGATCCTGAATACCGAGCCGAGATACAGCGCCTAAAGGCCAAAATGAAGAAGATCGGCCTTGAGCAGGGAGATCCCCGTTTTACTGGCGAAATGGATTTGTTTGACCACACGCACCAGTACTGCAATCAGGGTAAAGAGTCCCTTTTTAATAAAACGTGGCAGAATAATTTTAACCGTTCCTATGCCGAAGGTTTGAAGGCCGTCGGACTGCCGCCCGTACCGAGAAACTAA
- a CDS encoding sulfatase-like hydrolase/transferase, which translates to MAAGTFAVGADRAPNVIVILMDDMGYADLGIYGQEKDVKTPHLDQLARDGVLCTAGYITAPQCAPSRMGLLTGKYQQRAGFDTIPDLPMRLDEVTIAERLREAGYTTGMVGKWHLCPSWWSIPWAREQGLEAHITTENPRFPGQEFLLMDTGEVEEKMREYYPGHQGFDEYFYGRTQEYWRNFSRTGKTLSTPTQWEREEGFRVDIKTEAALAFIERNKTNPFFLYLAYYAPHTPLASTPEYLSRFSKEMVERRRYGLSMIAAVDDGVGKIRKLLQEYGLEQNTLIFFLSDNGAPLDMTLPDEPLNKPYAVWDGSKNTPWIGEKGMLSEGGIRVPFVVSWPGTFKAGQVCDQPVTALDIAPTALAAAGQSIPAELDGIDLIPSFSANSNGLPQRDLFWRFWGQSAIRRGNWKYVYLSDGRDALYDVSTDAHEAKNLIRTHPEKAQQLRSALKEWTHELMPPGLNPISLSEKEKTWYQFYEILD; encoded by the coding sequence ATGGCAGCGGGGACTTTTGCAGTTGGAGCGGATCGCGCCCCGAATGTGATTGTGATCCTGATGGATGACATGGGCTACGCCGATCTCGGGATCTATGGTCAGGAAAAAGATGTAAAGACACCGCACCTCGACCAGCTGGCGCGGGACGGTGTGTTGTGCACGGCGGGGTATATTACCGCGCCGCAGTGTGCTCCTTCGCGCATGGGATTGCTTACCGGGAAATATCAGCAGCGCGCGGGATTCGATACCATTCCCGACCTGCCGATGCGCCTGGATGAGGTGACCATTGCCGAGCGGCTCCGGGAAGCGGGGTATACCACCGGCATGGTGGGTAAATGGCATTTGTGTCCTAGCTGGTGGTCTATCCCCTGGGCCCGCGAGCAGGGATTGGAAGCGCATATCACTACGGAAAACCCGCGCTTTCCCGGACAGGAATTCCTTCTTATGGATACGGGTGAAGTGGAAGAAAAAATGCGTGAATATTACCCCGGCCACCAAGGATTTGATGAATATTTTTATGGCCGGACGCAGGAGTATTGGCGGAACTTTTCGCGTACGGGAAAAACGCTGAGCACCCCCACGCAGTGGGAGCGCGAGGAGGGTTTTCGTGTAGACATTAAAACCGAGGCAGCCTTGGCGTTTATTGAGCGAAACAAAACCAATCCGTTCTTCCTCTATTTGGCTTACTACGCGCCGCATACACCGCTTGCATCCACACCGGAATATCTTTCGCGCTTTTCTAAGGAAATGGTAGAGCGTCGCCGCTACGGTCTTTCGATGATTGCTGCAGTCGATGACGGGGTCGGTAAAATTCGCAAGCTGCTCCAGGAATACGGACTGGAGCAAAATACACTCATTTTTTTCCTGAGCGACAATGGCGCACCGCTTGATATGACCCTGCCTGACGAGCCGTTAAATAAGCCCTATGCCGTATGGGACGGCTCAAAAAACACCCCATGGATCGGCGAGAAAGGCATGCTTTCCGAAGGCGGGATCCGGGTGCCGTTTGTGGTCAGCTGGCCCGGCACATTCAAAGCCGGACAGGTTTGTGATCAGCCGGTTACCGCACTGGATATCGCACCGACGGCATTGGCGGCCGCGGGGCAGTCCATTCCGGCGGAATTGGACGGGATAGATCTCATCCCCTCGTTCAGTGCAAATTCCAACGGATTGCCGCAGCGCGATCTGTTCTGGCGTTTCTGGGGACAGAGCGCGATCCGCCGCGGCAACTGGAAATATGTTTATTTGAGCGATGGTCGTGACGCACTGTACGATGTAAGCACGGATGCACACGAAGCGAAGAACCTGATCCGAACGCATCCCGAAAAAGCCCAGCAGCTGCGCAGCGCGTTAAAAGAGTGGACCCATGAACTAATGCCCCCCGGCCTGAACCCCATATCGTTGAGTGAGAAGGAAAAGACGTGGTATCAGTTTTATGAAATCCTGGATTAA
- a CDS encoding aldo/keto reductase: protein MKTNDHLPMEPYAPHSDRYNESFYRTCGMSGIQLPKLTLGLWHNFGDADNLHEGRNMLRRAFDLGINHFDLANNYGPPYGSAEQNFGTIFKQDFEAYRHELFIATKAGYDMWPGPFGRGGCKKYLINSLDLSLKRMQLDYVDLFYHHTPDPSTPVEETADALALMHQQGKALYIGISNYYTPEIANPMVKALNDRGVPLFINQLRYNPLDRKAEALFPICEKEGFGVIAFSPLAQGVLSGKYKKGIPENSRAANSASYLANGLEKSFIEKAIQLEELASEAGLTLIELTFLWILRNKAVASVLAGASNVKQIEQNVEALEKPPLDEEVIRQLDQII, encoded by the coding sequence ATGAAAACAAATGACCATTTACCCATGGAACCCTATGCACCGCATTCAGACCGCTACAACGAATCCTTTTACCGCACCTGTGGTATGAGCGGTATCCAACTGCCTAAATTAACGCTGGGCCTTTGGCATAACTTTGGGGATGCGGACAATCTGCACGAAGGCCGCAACATGCTGCGCCGCGCCTTTGATCTCGGAATCAACCATTTTGATTTAGCGAACAACTATGGCCCTCCCTATGGCAGTGCGGAACAAAATTTCGGCACCATTTTCAAGCAGGATTTTGAGGCCTACAGGCATGAACTATTCATTGCAACCAAAGCTGGGTACGACATGTGGCCCGGGCCGTTTGGTCGTGGAGGGTGCAAGAAATATCTCATCAACAGTCTGGATTTAAGCCTGAAAAGAATGCAGTTGGATTACGTTGATCTCTTCTATCATCACACACCGGATCCATCCACGCCGGTTGAAGAGACGGCCGACGCGTTGGCGCTGATGCATCAGCAAGGAAAAGCGCTCTATATCGGCATTTCAAACTATTACACCCCGGAAATCGCAAACCCGATGGTGAAAGCCCTGAACGATCGCGGAGTCCCCCTCTTCATCAATCAATTAAGATACAATCCGCTCGATCGAAAAGCAGAAGCCTTGTTTCCGATCTGCGAAAAAGAAGGCTTTGGCGTCATCGCCTTTTCTCCGCTGGCCCAGGGTGTCTTAAGTGGAAAGTATAAAAAAGGGATTCCTGAAAATTCCAGAGCGGCCAATAGCGCATCCTACTTAGCCAATGGTCTCGAAAAAAGCTTCATCGAAAAAGCCATTCAACTGGAAGAGCTCGCCAGCGAAGCCGGACTCACCCTCATCGAACTCACCTTCCTATGGATTCTAAGAAATAAAGCGGTAGCCTCCGTATTGGCCGGTGCCAGCAATGTCAAACAGATCGAACAGAATGTGGAAGCCCTTGAAAAGCCCCCGCTGGACGAGGAGGTAATACGACAGTTGGATCAAATCATATAG
- a CDS encoding sulfatase-like hydrolase/transferase has product MKRCHRYIFISLVLVVASVCAAQKRPNILWLSAEDISAHFGCYGDRHAITPNIDKLADEGVLYTRAFTTAGVCAPCRSGIISGMYQTSLGTQHMFCEATPPDSIKPFPYAMRKAGYYCVNNGKEHYQFEKPKGTWDESGGQAHWRKRADKSQPFFAIFNYTGCHESGIANELKYISVTKNISIEKRQDPKKLEPPPYFPDTPTVREDWKRNYELITAMDEWAGNLIQQLKNDGLYEDTIIVFWSDHGVGLPRSKRWLYNSGTHIPLVIRIPEKYRAEGQGVPGSVTDRLVNSIDFGPTMLNLIGVDIPDYVQGVPFLGDKLPEQRDYAYGCRDRMDERYDIIRSVRDKQYLYIRNYEPLKTYYQYMNSPERGATMQELRTLHEAGKLPPEAERYFNPTKPVEELYDYVADPHNLNNLAALPAHRKTLERLRTAHLKWVQETRDLGLIPEPIIHEKVKEAGSEYAILRQADSVDYLEKLGAIAAAASGGPEALPQLVAALQDKDSAIRYWGATGIGNIGEDAKKSAAKPITELLDDESSAVRTAAARALCRMNMPDKALPVLINEMKNGAQWERLHAAIALDEIDEMARPVIEEMKEGLNYQKGFLSDGKYRVRVTNRALNELNGTSNKVK; this is encoded by the coding sequence ATGAAACGTTGTCATCGTTATATCTTCATATCGTTGGTTTTGGTTGTCGCAAGCGTCTGCGCCGCGCAGAAGAGGCCGAATATCCTGTGGCTCTCGGCGGAGGACATCAGTGCCCATTTTGGCTGCTACGGTGATCGGCATGCCATCACACCGAACATTGACAAGCTTGCCGATGAGGGTGTGCTCTACACGCGCGCTTTCACAACAGCGGGAGTCTGCGCCCCCTGCCGCAGCGGTATTATAAGCGGCATGTACCAGACCAGCCTCGGAACCCAGCACATGTTCTGCGAGGCAACGCCGCCGGACTCCATCAAACCCTTTCCCTACGCTATGCGCAAAGCGGGGTATTACTGCGTAAACAACGGCAAGGAGCACTACCAGTTCGAAAAGCCCAAGGGGACCTGGGATGAATCCGGCGGCCAGGCCCACTGGCGTAAACGCGCGGATAAAAGCCAGCCTTTCTTTGCCATCTTCAACTACACTGGATGCCATGAGTCCGGTATCGCAAATGAACTTAAATACATCAGCGTAACCAAAAATATCAGCATCGAAAAGCGCCAGGACCCGAAGAAACTGGAGCCGCCTCCCTACTTCCCCGATACACCCACCGTGCGTGAAGACTGGAAGCGCAACTACGAGCTGATTACCGCGATGGATGAATGGGCAGGAAACCTAATCCAGCAGCTCAAGAATGACGGCTTATATGAAGATACCATCATCGTGTTCTGGTCCGATCATGGCGTTGGCCTCCCTCGCTCCAAGCGCTGGTTATACAACTCCGGCACTCACATTCCACTGGTTATCCGCATACCGGAAAAGTACCGCGCTGAGGGACAGGGCGTGCCGGGATCTGTTACAGACCGGCTGGTGAACTCCATCGATTTCGGACCGACCATGCTCAATTTAATCGGAGTGGATATTCCCGATTATGTCCAGGGCGTACCCTTCCTCGGCGATAAGCTGCCGGAGCAACGGGACTATGCCTACGGCTGCCGCGACCGAATGGATGAGCGCTACGACATTATCCGATCGGTCAGGGACAAGCAGTACCTCTACATACGCAACTATGAACCGCTCAAAACATACTACCAATATATGAACTCACCAGAGAGGGGCGCAACCATGCAGGAGCTGCGCACACTTCATGAAGCCGGAAAACTGCCGCCGGAAGCGGAGAGATATTTCAATCCGACGAAGCCGGTTGAGGAACTCTACGACTACGTCGCCGACCCTCACAACCTGAACAATCTAGCCGCACTCCCAGCACACCGAAAAACCCTTGAACGCTTACGCACAGCGCACCTTAAGTGGGTGCAGGAGACTCGCGACCTCGGGTTGATTCCGGAACCGATCATTCACGAAAAGGTAAAAGAGGCCGGGTCTGAATATGCGATTCTCAGGCAGGCGGATTCCGTTGACTATCTCGAGAAACTAGGAGCCATCGCTGCGGCGGCCTCTGGTGGGCCAGAGGCCCTGCCGCAACTTGTTGCCGCCTTGCAGGATAAAGACAGCGCCATCCGCTACTGGGGCGCAACCGGCATCGGCAATATCGGCGAGGACGCAAAGAAAAGTGCAGCAAAGCCGATCACCGAACTGCTTGATGATGAATCATCCGCGGTACGCACCGCGGCAGCACGTGCACTCTGCCGCATGAACATGCCCGACAAGGCCCTGCCAGTACTCATCAATGAGATGAAAAACGGAGCACAGTGGGAACGGCTTCACGCGGCCATTGCATTGGATGAGATCGATGAGATGGCCCGACCGGTTATCGAAGAGATGAAAGAGGGGCTGAACTATCAGAAGGGCTTTCTCTCCGACGGAAAATATCGTGTACGGGTTACCAATCGTGCGCTGAATGAGTTGAATGGAACAAGTAATAAAGTGAAGTAG